The genomic window CTCCCGCGACGAGACCCCCACGCTCAACGGCGCCACGCACTATCTGGAGCACCTCCTCTTCAAGGGCACGCACAAGCGCTCCGCCCTCGACATCTCCGCCGCGATCGACGCGGTCGGCGGGGAGATGAACGCCTTCACGGCGAAGGAGTACACCTGCTACTACGCGCGCGTGCTCGACACCGACCTGCCGCTGGCGATCGACGTCGTCTGCGACATGCTCACCGGCTCGCTGATCCTCGACGAGGACGTCGACGCCGAGCGCGGCGTCATCCTCGAAGAGATCGCGATGACCGAGGACGACCCGGGCGACGTCGTCCACGACCTCTTCGCGAAGACGATGTTCGGCGACACCCCGCTCGGCCGCCCGGTCCTGGGCACCGTCGACACCATCAACGCGCTGAACCGCTCCCAGATCGCCCGCTTCTACAAGAAGCACTACGACCCGACGCACCTGGTCGTGGCCGCCGCGGGCAACGTCGACCACGCCACCGTCGTCCGCCAGGTCCGCAAGGCGTTCGACAGGGCCGGCGCCCTGTCCCGCACCGGTGCGGACCCGGTCGCCCCGCGCGACGGCCGGCGCACCATCCGGACCGCGGGCCGCGTCGAAGTCCTCGGTCGCAGGACCGAGCAGGCCCATGTCGTCCTCGGCATGCCCGGGCTCGCCCGCACCGACGACCGCCGCTGGGCTCTCGGCGTGCTGAACACGGCCCTCGGCGGCGGTATGTCCTCGCGCCTCTTCCAGGAGGTCCGCGAGAAGCGCGGCCTCGCCTACAGCGTGTACTCGTACACCTCGGGCTTCGCCGACTGCGGACTCTTCGGCGTCTACGCGGGCTGCCGGCCCAGCCAGGTCCACGACGTCCTCAAGATCTGCCGTGACGAGCTTGACCGGGTCGCGCACGAGGGACTGTCCGACGAGGAGATCGGCCGCGCCATCGGCCAGCTCTCCGGCTCGACCGTCCTCGGCCTGGAGGACACCGGCGCGCTGATGAACCGCATCGGCAAGAGCGAGCTGTGCTGGGGCGCCCAGATGTCGGTCGACGACATGCTGGCGAACATAGCCGCGGTCACCCCCGACGACGTACGAGCCGTCGCCCGCGACGTCCTCGGGCAGCGTCCGTCGCTGTCGGCGATCGGCCCGCTGAAGGACAAGCAGGCGGACCGGCTGCACGAAGCCGTCTCGTAGAGTCCGTAACGTCCCGTCAACGTCTCGTAGAGAGCGAAAGCAACATGAGCAAGCTGCGCGTGGCCGTCCTCGGTGCCAAGGGCCGTATCGGCTCCGAGGCGGTACGAGCCGTCGAAGCCGCCGAGGACATGGAACTCGTCGCCGCGCTCGGCAGGGACGACAAACTGGAGAGCCTCGTCGAGACCGAGGCCCAGGTGGTGGTCGAACTGACCACCCCCGCCTCGGTCATGGGCAATCTCGACTTCTGCGTGCGCCACGGCAT from Streptomyces sp. FIT100 includes these protein-coding regions:
- a CDS encoding pitrilysin family protein; its protein translation is MTSRSSRTTARTSSEARAVARTQTLLQGEHGIGTVRKTTLPGGLRIVTETLPSVRSATFGIWAHVGSRDETPTLNGATHYLEHLLFKGTHKRSALDISAAIDAVGGEMNAFTAKEYTCYYARVLDTDLPLAIDVVCDMLTGSLILDEDVDAERGVILEEIAMTEDDPGDVVHDLFAKTMFGDTPLGRPVLGTVDTINALNRSQIARFYKKHYDPTHLVVAAAGNVDHATVVRQVRKAFDRAGALSRTGADPVAPRDGRRTIRTAGRVEVLGRRTEQAHVVLGMPGLARTDDRRWALGVLNTALGGGMSSRLFQEVREKRGLAYSVYSYTSGFADCGLFGVYAGCRPSQVHDVLKICRDELDRVAHEGLSDEEIGRAIGQLSGSTVLGLEDTGALMNRIGKSELCWGAQMSVDDMLANIAAVTPDDVRAVARDVLGQRPSLSAIGPLKDKQADRLHEAVS